From the Psychrobacillus sp. FSL K6-4046 genome, one window contains:
- a CDS encoding ABC transporter permease gives MSFLDVLYFIVPSAIFYAAPLVFTAIGGVFSERSGVINIGLEGMMVMGAFISIIFNLTFVSTFGAMTPWVAVIAAMIVSGIFALLHAVASVSFRADQTISGVAINMLGVAIALFTVKMIYDKGQTDYIQERFIRFDIPGLSEIPIIGPMLFKDVYSTSILAVAVAILAWFVIYKTPFGLRLRAVGEHPMAADTMGVNVKKMRYIAVIISGMLAGIGGAVYAQSISGEFSHTTINGQGFMALAAMIFGKWHPLGALGAALFFGFAQALSIVGGQIPYIDQIPSYYLHILPYALTILAVAGFIGKANAPKASGIPYIKGKR, from the coding sequence ATGAGCTTTTTAGATGTATTATATTTCATCGTTCCATCAGCAATTTTCTATGCAGCCCCTTTAGTTTTCACTGCTATAGGTGGAGTTTTCTCTGAAAGATCTGGTGTAATTAATATTGGTCTAGAAGGTATGATGGTTATGGGTGCCTTTATTTCCATCATTTTTAACCTGACTTTCGTTAGTACGTTTGGTGCTATGACACCTTGGGTTGCAGTTATTGCAGCCATGATTGTTTCAGGTATATTTGCTTTACTACATGCGGTAGCATCTGTATCGTTTAGAGCAGACCAAACCATTTCTGGGGTAGCGATTAATATGTTAGGTGTCGCTATTGCATTGTTCACAGTAAAAATGATCTATGACAAAGGACAAACAGATTATATTCAAGAACGTTTTATACGTTTTGATATTCCTGGTTTAAGTGAAATACCAATCATCGGACCAATGTTATTTAAGGATGTCTACTCTACTTCTATTTTAGCTGTTGCAGTAGCTATTCTAGCATGGTTTGTTATTTACAAAACTCCATTTGGTCTTCGCCTTCGTGCAGTAGGTGAGCATCCTATGGCAGCAGATACAATGGGAGTTAATGTAAAGAAAATGAGATACATTGCAGTAATTATTTCTGGTATGCTGGCTGGTATTGGTGGAGCTGTATATGCTCAATCTATTTCAGGAGAGTTCAGTCACACTACAATTAATGGACAAGGATTTATGGCTCTTGCAGCCATGATCTTTGGTAAATGGCATCCGCTAGGAGCACTTGGAGCAGCACTTTTCTTCGGATTTGCGCAAGCTTTAAGTATCGTTGGTGGACAAATACCATACATTGATCAGATTCCAAGCTATTACTTGCACATTTTACCATATGCATTAACGATTCTTGCTGTAGCAGGATTTATAGGGAAAGCAAATGCTCCTAAAGCGAGCGGTATTCCTTATATTAAAGGAAAAAGATAA
- a CDS encoding YmfK family protein, whose amino-acid sequence MASEWFFEYEIQVNRPGLLGDISSLLGMLRVNIVTINGVDEGRRGMLIKAEKKENIERFEHIISTMETIHLTKFREPKLRDRLAVRHGRYIQRDADDRKTFRFVRDELGLLVDFMAEIFKQEGHKLIGIRGMPRVGKTESVVAASVCANKKWIFLSSTMIKQTIRNQLAGDEFSDRNIFILDGIVTRKSNDEKHLQLVREMMRMPTIKVVEHPDMFIKHSEYSIEDFDYIIELRHSPEEEITYEMMEKNHAMTDKGMGGFGGFGEFNF is encoded by the coding sequence ATGGCAAGTGAATGGTTTTTTGAATACGAAATTCAAGTAAATCGTCCTGGACTTTTAGGAGACATTTCTTCTCTATTGGGTATGCTGCGAGTAAATATAGTCACTATTAATGGAGTAGATGAGGGTAGACGTGGTATGCTCATTAAAGCTGAAAAAAAAGAAAATATTGAACGCTTTGAACATATCATTTCCACAATGGAAACAATTCATTTAACTAAGTTTCGTGAGCCGAAGCTAAGAGATCGTTTAGCTGTGCGTCACGGAAGATACATACAAAGAGATGCTGATGACAGAAAGACTTTTCGATTCGTAAGAGATGAGCTTGGTCTACTAGTAGATTTCATGGCTGAGATCTTTAAACAGGAAGGACATAAGCTAATCGGTATCAGAGGTATGCCTAGAGTAGGGAAAACAGAATCTGTAGTTGCAGCAAGTGTTTGTGCGAACAAAAAATGGATTTTCCTGTCTTCCACAATGATTAAGCAAACGATTAGAAATCAACTCGCTGGGGATGAATTCAGCGATCGCAATATCTTTATTCTGGATGGAATTGTTACAAGAAAGTCAAATGATGAAAAGCATCTACAACTTGTTAGGGAAATGATGAGAATGCCTACTATTAAAGTAGTGGAGCACCCAGATATGTTCATCAAGCATTCCGAATATTCTATAGAGGATTTTGACTATATAATTGAGCTTCGTCATAGTCCAGAGGAAGAAATAACGTACGAAATGATGGAAAAAAATCATGCGATGACCGACAAAGGCATGGGTGGATTTGGCGGATTCGGTGAATTTAATTTTTAA
- a CDS encoding pitrilysin family protein, with protein sequence MNETYFEQLEETLYHEELSNGLNVYILPKKGFSKTYVTFTTKYGSIDREFIPLGKKEPVTVPDGIAHFLEHKMFEKEEGDVFQKFSENGASANAFTSFTRTSYLFSSTDNILENTNTLLNFVQEPYFTEQTVEKEKGIIGQEITMYDDQPDWRLYFGTIENMYKEHPVKIDIAGTIESISHITAEHLYECYNTFYHPSNMVLFVVGAVDPKEMMEFVKENQAKKEFKAPEEIVRFYPDEQPQVDKKERTLKMDVQKSKLLYGIKSNNVNITGEEMLNYELAMQVAVELIFGRTSSFFQEVYEKGLIDESYSADFSMEEGYGFAMIGSDTGNPEELGQKIKETITKFATNWTLEEEDMKRITRKKIGHFLRSLNSIEYIANQFTRYKFNDMNLFDVVPALENLDVDQVKKAFEAFKDENTHTVFKIIPSKETDNG encoded by the coding sequence ATGAATGAAACTTACTTTGAACAGCTAGAAGAAACACTATATCACGAAGAACTTTCCAATGGATTAAATGTCTATATTTTGCCTAAAAAAGGCTTTTCCAAAACATATGTAACCTTTACTACAAAATACGGTTCTATTGACCGAGAATTTATTCCTCTAGGTAAAAAAGAGCCTGTTACAGTACCAGACGGGATCGCCCATTTTCTAGAGCATAAAATGTTTGAAAAGGAAGAAGGAGATGTTTTCCAGAAGTTCAGTGAAAATGGGGCTTCTGCCAATGCATTCACATCATTTACAAGAACTTCTTATTTATTCTCCTCAACAGATAATATATTAGAAAACACTAATACTCTTCTTAATTTTGTACAGGAGCCATATTTCACAGAACAAACTGTTGAAAAGGAAAAGGGTATTATTGGGCAAGAAATTACCATGTATGACGACCAGCCGGACTGGAGGTTATACTTTGGTACGATTGAAAATATGTACAAAGAACATCCAGTGAAAATTGATATCGCGGGCACAATAGAGTCTATTAGTCATATTACAGCTGAGCATCTTTACGAATGCTATAACACGTTTTACCACCCTTCGAATATGGTGTTGTTCGTTGTAGGAGCTGTAGATCCTAAAGAAATGATGGAATTTGTGAAAGAAAATCAGGCTAAAAAAGAATTTAAGGCTCCAGAGGAAATTGTCCGTTTCTACCCAGATGAGCAGCCGCAAGTAGATAAAAAAGAACGAACGTTAAAAATGGACGTACAAAAGTCTAAGCTTTTATATGGCATAAAATCGAACAATGTTAATATTACCGGTGAAGAAATGTTAAATTATGAGTTGGCTATGCAAGTGGCAGTTGAACTGATATTCGGTAGAACATCCTCGTTTTTCCAAGAGGTCTATGAAAAAGGGTTAATCGATGAATCCTATAGTGCAGACTTCTCTATGGAGGAAGGCTACGGTTTTGCAATGATAGGCTCCGATACAGGAAATCCAGAAGAGCTTGGTCAGAAGATTAAAGAAACTATCACTAAATTTGCAACGAATTGGACATTAGAAGAAGAGGATATGAAACGAATCACCAGAAAGAAAATTGGTCATTTCTTACGTTCATTAAATTCAATTGAATATATTGCAAACCAATTTACTCGTTATAAGTTTAACGATATGAATTTATTTGATGTAGTACCAGCCTTAGAGAACTTAGATGTGGACCAAGTCAAGAAGGCATTTGAAGCCTTTAAGGATGAGAATACGCATACTGTATTTAAGATTATTCCATCAAAGGAAACAGATAATGGCTAA
- a CDS encoding competence/damage-inducible protein A, producing the protein MKAEIIAVGSELLLGQISNTNARYISSQLAELGIDVYYHTVVGDNPNRLLEAIKIAENRADLIIFSGGLGPTKDDLTKETISKHLNKNLVLDDHAIIYIEDFFKRAGKVMTENNKKQALVLDGCTVLENKHGMAPGMLLSTEKHTYMLLPGPPKELEPMFQFEAKPLLPKLLYKENVIMSHVIRFYGIGEAELENEVQDLLDNQTNPTLAPLASDGEVTLRLTAKADTEEEAWKRIEKLQAEILNRVGKYVYGYNNESLASKLRDILIDNELTISAAESMTAGLFQSELAAVPGMGVALVGGIITYTEEVKINQLSVKRETIDEHSVVSSQVAEEMASRVKEKFETTIGVGITGAAGPDGHGDQPAGTVWIGIAYGDVAPISYKLNLSGMRNTNRLRTVKFTIHYLIRLLREEGLSKI; encoded by the coding sequence ATGAAAGCAGAGATTATTGCGGTAGGATCAGAATTATTGTTAGGGCAAATTTCCAATACGAACGCAAGATATATATCCTCCCAGCTGGCAGAGTTAGGGATCGATGTGTATTACCACACAGTAGTTGGAGACAATCCTAATCGTTTGTTAGAAGCCATAAAAATCGCAGAAAATCGAGCTGACCTCATTATTTTTTCAGGAGGTTTAGGACCTACTAAAGACGATCTTACAAAAGAAACAATTTCTAAACACCTTAACAAAAATCTTGTATTAGATGATCATGCAATCATTTATATTGAGGATTTCTTTAAAAGAGCTGGAAAAGTAATGACGGAGAACAATAAAAAACAAGCATTAGTTTTAGACGGCTGTACTGTCCTTGAAAACAAGCATGGGATGGCTCCGGGGATGCTGCTTTCCACAGAGAAACATACATATATGTTATTGCCTGGCCCTCCAAAAGAATTAGAGCCGATGTTCCAATTTGAGGCTAAGCCGCTGTTACCTAAACTGCTTTACAAAGAAAATGTAATTATGTCCCATGTCATTCGCTTTTATGGTATTGGCGAAGCAGAGTTGGAGAATGAGGTCCAGGATTTATTGGACAATCAAACAAATCCGACCCTTGCGCCGCTAGCTTCTGACGGCGAGGTAACCTTACGACTTACTGCGAAAGCAGATACGGAGGAAGAAGCTTGGAAAAGGATTGAAAAGCTACAAGCTGAAATCTTAAACCGCGTGGGCAAATATGTATATGGCTATAATAACGAATCGTTAGCCTCCAAGCTTAGAGATATTCTAATTGACAATGAGCTAACAATTTCTGCTGCAGAAAGTATGACTGCTGGACTTTTTCAATCGGAGTTAGCGGCAGTCCCAGGAATGGGCGTAGCACTTGTAGGTGGCATTATCACCTATACAGAAGAAGTGAAAATCAATCAGCTTAGTGTTAAGAGAGAAACGATTGATGAACATAGTGTCGTTTCTAGTCAGGTTGCAGAAGAAATGGCTAGTCGAGTCAAAGAAAAGTTTGAAACAACGATAGGTGTAGGTATTACTGGAGCAGCTGGGCCAGATGGACACGGAGATCAACCGGCAGGAACGGTGTGGATTGGAATAGCGTATGGAGACGTTGCCCCAATTTCTTATAAATTGAATCTATCTGGTATGAGAAACACAAATCGTTTAAGAACAGTTAAGTTTACTATTCATTATTTGATTCGACTTTTAAGAGAAGAAGGATTATCGAAAATTTAA
- the pgsA gene encoding CDP-diacylglycerol--glycerol-3-phosphate 3-phosphatidyltransferase, protein MNIPNQISMFRIFLIPVFMIFMLIDFNWGEASFLGATIPVNHLIGAIIFIIASITDFIDGYYARKYNLVTNMGKFLDPLADKLLVSAALIILVQFGVAPAWVVILIISREFAVTGLRLILANTGEVVAANQLGKIKMWTQIIAISSLLLGNVFFEMFNFPFDMIMLYVCLFFTLWSGFDYFYLNRKVLLDSK, encoded by the coding sequence ATGAATATACCAAACCAAATTTCTATGTTTCGCATATTTTTAATTCCAGTATTTATGATTTTTATGCTAATTGATTTTAACTGGGGGGAAGCTAGTTTTTTAGGCGCAACTATTCCAGTAAATCACCTAATTGGAGCTATTATTTTTATTATCGCCTCTATTACTGATTTTATCGATGGTTATTATGCTCGTAAATATAATTTAGTAACCAATATGGGTAAGTTTTTAGATCCTCTAGCGGACAAATTGCTAGTTTCAGCAGCATTAATTATATTAGTGCAGTTTGGAGTTGCACCAGCGTGGGTAGTTATATTAATTATCAGCCGTGAATTTGCAGTGACTGGTTTACGCTTAATATTAGCGAATACAGGAGAGGTAGTTGCAGCAAACCAACTCGGTAAAATAAAAATGTGGACACAAATTATCGCGATTTCATCATTACTTTTAGGAAATGTATTTTTTGAAATGTTCAATTTCCCATTTGATATGATCATGCTATACGTTTGTCTATTCTTTACTTTATGGTCGGGATTTGATTATTTCTATTTGAATCGCAAAGTGTTACTTGACTCAAAATAG
- a CDS encoding pitrilysin family protein, with amino-acid sequence MFQHFELAKGVQLYIRPTEQFKTINISFKWKQPLTVESAAVRAVLSNVLQYSNAKYPTYASFRKRLDELFGAVLYFDTSKKGLNHIFSLNAETVNDAYLSNETVVDEVLSLLQTVLFQPNLDNGKFVESVVKREKEQVIERIQSMYDDKTRYAQQRLLENILPDHPASISANGTVETVKAITNEQLLEMHQNLLTKEPLSIYIVGDVDVDEMKTKISEFFPFEARSADIPKETESAVSTNDNEFLHEKQDMKQGKLHISYRTPVTFYSNEFPIMQITNGILGGFAHSKIFMNVREKESMAYYASSSFSSLYGRIFVFAGIDANLQEKAVALIDEQLKEMQEGNISDLEINQTKSMLKNQLKESLDSARGQIEIYDQYKELDESFTVKNWTAKWEDVTKEQIQEMASNIEKEFVYFLSGKDGADNE; translated from the coding sequence ATGTTTCAACATTTTGAATTAGCCAAAGGTGTCCAGCTTTATATAAGACCTACAGAACAATTTAAAACCATTAATATTTCATTTAAATGGAAGCAGCCATTAACTGTAGAGTCTGCTGCAGTAAGAGCGGTACTTTCCAATGTACTGCAATATAGCAATGCCAAATATCCAACATATGCATCTTTTAGAAAACGTTTAGATGAATTATTCGGAGCGGTATTATATTTTGACACATCTAAAAAGGGTTTAAATCATATTTTTTCTTTAAATGCCGAAACTGTTAACGATGCTTATCTGTCTAATGAAACTGTGGTAGATGAAGTACTTTCATTATTACAAACAGTGCTTTTCCAACCTAACTTAGACAATGGAAAATTTGTTGAATCGGTTGTGAAGCGAGAAAAAGAACAAGTGATAGAACGTATTCAGTCTATGTACGATGATAAAACTCGTTATGCACAGCAACGATTATTAGAAAATATTTTACCCGATCATCCTGCTTCTATTAGCGCTAATGGTACGGTGGAAACAGTGAAGGCAATAACAAACGAACAGTTATTAGAAATGCATCAAAACCTGCTTACAAAAGAACCATTATCTATCTATATTGTAGGTGATGTAGATGTAGATGAAATGAAAACTAAAATTAGTGAATTTTTCCCGTTTGAAGCTCGTTCTGCAGACATTCCAAAAGAAACAGAAAGTGCTGTTTCAACAAACGACAACGAGTTTTTACATGAAAAACAGGACATGAAGCAAGGGAAATTACATATCTCTTATCGAACTCCAGTCACGTTTTACTCTAATGAATTCCCAATTATGCAAATTACTAATGGTATTCTTGGTGGCTTTGCCCATTCCAAGATTTTCATGAATGTTCGTGAAAAAGAAAGTATGGCATACTATGCCTCAAGTAGCTTTTCCTCCCTTTATGGTCGCATTTTTGTATTTGCTGGAATTGATGCCAACCTACAGGAAAAAGCTGTGGCATTAATAGACGAACAGCTAAAGGAAATGCAAGAAGGAAATATATCTGATTTAGAGATCAATCAGACAAAATCCATGCTTAAAAACCAGCTTAAGGAATCTTTGGATTCTGCTAGAGGACAAATAGAAATTTACGATCAATATAAAGAACTCGATGAATCCTTTACAGTGAAAAACTGGACCGCTAAATGGGAAGATGTCACGAAGGAGCAAATTCAAGAAATGGCTTCAAATATCGAAAAGGAATTTGTCTATTTCTTATCTGGTAAGGACGGTGCAGACAATGAATGA
- a CDS encoding RodZ domain-containing protein — protein MTELGTRLKEARTAKGYSIEDLQEITKIQKRYLANIEEGNYSTIPGAFYVRAFIKQYAEAVGLNGDELLETYKSELPSPTNEDVAKTIPATPSRRTLGGRASNRFMEIMPMIIVALFVVAIIVIVWTLRQNSPETEESPAVETEEPVTMDITPPPSDQTATDNEEEEEAVEEEIEEEPVPKLAFTLEGTQGETSTYTVSGAETYQLKLMASSDKTWLNLKDQANKTLYDSWVNTGTPYELDVTTTEQIRVRVGNVPVTQVFINDELVEFPTDKSPQNLVIKFSK, from the coding sequence TTGACTGAACTTGGTACTCGTTTAAAAGAAGCGAGAACAGCAAAAGGATATAGTATCGAGGATTTGCAAGAAATAACAAAAATCCAAAAAAGGTATTTAGCTAACATTGAGGAAGGGAATTATTCTACAATTCCTGGTGCTTTTTACGTGCGAGCTTTTATCAAGCAATACGCAGAGGCAGTTGGCTTAAATGGGGATGAGCTTTTAGAGACATACAAATCAGAGCTTCCAAGTCCTACAAATGAGGATGTTGCAAAAACTATTCCTGCAACACCGTCTAGAAGAACTTTGGGTGGCCGAGCATCGAACAGATTTATGGAAATTATGCCGATGATTATTGTGGCATTGTTTGTTGTCGCGATAATTGTGATTGTATGGACACTTAGACAGAACTCTCCAGAGACGGAAGAGTCACCTGCAGTAGAAACAGAGGAACCAGTGACTATGGATATCACTCCTCCACCTTCGGATCAAACAGCTACAGATAATGAAGAAGAGGAAGAGGCTGTGGAAGAAGAAATTGAAGAAGAACCAGTGCCTAAACTAGCTTTCACGTTAGAGGGGACTCAAGGGGAAACTTCAACATATACTGTATCTGGTGCAGAAACTTATCAGCTAAAGTTAATGGCTAGCAGCGACAAGACATGGTTAAACTTAAAAGACCAAGCAAACAAAACTTTATATGATAGCTGGGTTAACACTGGAACGCCATATGAGCTAGATGTAACTACAACGGAACAAATTCGCGTGAGAGTGGGTAACGTTCCAGTTACGCAAGTCTTTATTAATGATGAGCTAGTAGAATTCCCAACAGATAAGAGTCCTCAAAATTTAGTTATAAAATTCAGCAAATAG
- a CDS encoding SDR family oxidoreductase, translating into MAKKFALVIGASGEIGIATSLSMAEAGWSLYLHFASNKEKVDELIVALDLAYPEQEFIPIQADLLDTNAIEVIVNSIYSLQSIVFAQGQSLYKGIEETSLEEIRHLFQVHVEHPMFLAGRLAPKLRKHEHSSIIFIGSIWGETGASYEAAYSAAKGAQHAFVKAYAKEVAMQKTNVNVVAPGFIDTKMNAHLDDESREFILEEIPAGIFGKPQDVANVVVFLASEKAYYITGQVIRVNGGWYI; encoded by the coding sequence ATGGCTAAGAAGTTTGCTCTAGTGATAGGTGCGTCTGGAGAAATAGGGATTGCTACTAGCCTAAGTATGGCGGAGGCTGGATGGTCCCTGTACCTTCATTTTGCAAGTAATAAAGAGAAGGTGGATGAACTTATAGTTGCCCTCGATCTTGCCTATCCAGAACAGGAATTCATACCTATTCAAGCAGACCTATTAGATACAAATGCAATTGAAGTCATTGTGAATTCTATTTACTCTCTTCAATCGATTGTCTTTGCCCAAGGCCAAAGTCTTTATAAAGGTATAGAAGAGACCTCTCTGGAGGAAATAAGACATCTCTTTCAAGTACATGTAGAGCATCCGATGTTTTTAGCGGGAAGATTAGCGCCTAAGCTACGAAAGCATGAGCATAGCTCTATTATCTTTATTGGCTCTATATGGGGAGAAACAGGTGCTTCCTATGAGGCAGCCTATTCCGCTGCTAAAGGGGCTCAGCATGCGTTTGTGAAAGCCTATGCTAAAGAGGTTGCAATGCAAAAGACAAACGTCAATGTCGTAGCACCAGGTTTTATCGATACAAAAATGAACGCTCATTTAGATGATGAATCACGAGAGTTTATATTAGAAGAGATTCCTGCAGGTATATTTGGAAAACCACAGGACGTAGCCAATGTGGTTGTTTTTTTAGCAAGTGAGAAAGCATATTATATTACTGGTCAAGTCATTCGAGTTAATGGTGGTTGGTATATTTAG